Genomic DNA from Enterococcus saccharolyticus subsp. saccharolyticus:
TTTCCGCAAATTTTTAATGTGTGCATCAATCACACGATCACTAACCATAAAATCATCCGGTGCAATAATCGTTAATAAATGATTTCTTGTGTAGACTCTTTTAGGATGTTGGTGCATTGCCTCAAAAATTAAAAATTCAGTAACTGTTAATTGCAAAGATTGCTGATTATAGTACACTTGAAAATTCTCTTGACGTACGTCTAAACCCGTTGACAAATTCGTTTCAACTTGTGTTCTTCGTAAAACCGCTTCAATTCTTTTCAATAACAAAATTGGTGAAAATGGTTTGATAATATAATCATCTGCCAAGCGATTGAACGCTTCAATTTGACTACACTCATCGCCTAATGCCGTTAGCATAATCGTTGCACACTGCGGCTGCTTTTTAGTCAATTGTTCTAATACTTCTAAACCAGATATAAACGGAACCATAATATCTAAAATAGCCACATCATACCGTTGCTTTTGAATTGCATGGAGTGCTTTTTGTCCATCTACGGCTAGGTCAACTTCATACTTTTGTAACAATAAATACTCACAAACAACTTCGCGAATGACACGTTCATCTTCTAAATATAAAATCCGAGTCATCTCTTGCCCTCCTCTATCTTTAGTAAACACGTTACATATGAATTTCAGATGAATTCGTGGTGAATCTAAAAAAAAACATGTCCCAAATTGGTCCATGATCATTATTTTCTCAAACGCATTGCTTGAATATGTTTTAAGTCACTGTTTTCGCGAAATTGTTGATATTTTGGCGATTCAATTGGATAAATGGCCATTTTGCCGTCTTGATTAAAATGCACACCCCATCCATATTGTTTGACTAATGGTGAAGCACGAAAACAAGGTTTTCCTTTTGCAAAAAAAGCTTCTTCCGTGATTCCTTTATGTTTGGCAGTGGTTGTATATAATATTTCATCTGAGGTAAATTGATAGGGATGGTGAAACAACAACTCATATTGTTTTCTAGCAATCGTCTTTTGTTTTCTTTCGGGAGGGATACCGGCTGCTGTGTGTGGAAAATTTTCAGGAGCTTCAATAAAAGTATTCACGTAATTGGTAGTATGAATAGTCATCAGAAACATCCTTTCCTTTTTCTTCTACTATAACAAAATTTACCACAAACAAAAAGAGTTGAAGAAATTCTTCAACTCTTATCTATTTGATTAAAAGACCGGTACCACTGCACCTTGGTACGTTTCATTAATGTAATCTTTTACTTTATCTGATTGTAACGCAGCAAGTAATGCTTTAATTGTTTCACTGTTTTCATCGCCAGCTTTTACTGCAATAATATTTGCATACGTTTGAGCTGCCTCAGAATCTTTGTCTTCTTTTTGTAATGCGTCATTTTCCACGTTGAAACCAGCTTCCAATGCATAGTTGGCATTGATAACCGCCACATCTACATCTTGAACAGAGCGTGCAATTTGTGATGCATCTAATTCAACGATTTCTAAATTCTTTGGATTTTCAACAATATCTTTTGATGTTGTCGTGATGTCTGCGCCGTCTTTTAATTTAATTAAACCAGCCGCTTCAAGTAATAATAACGCACGTGCACCATTTGTGGCATCGTTTGGAATTGATACTTTTCCACCTTCTGAAATCTCATCTAATGATTTTGCTTTCCCTGGATAAATACCAAGTGGTTCAAAATGAATACTTCCTGCGGATACTAAATCCGTACCATGTTCTTTATTGAAGTTTTCTAAATATGGTGTATGTTGGAAGAAGTTTGCGTCCAAATCACCATCATTTAATGCTGTATTTGGTAAAACATAATCATCAAAAACGGTAATCGTTAAGTCAATGCCTTCTGCCGCTAAATCATCTTTCACTTGTTCTAAAATTTCAGCATGCGGTGTTGAACTTGCGCCTACAGTTAATACTGTTTTTTCTGCTGTACTTGATGAAGAAGCTGATTCTTCTGTTTGATTGCCACTGCCATTTGAACAAGCGGCTAACCCTAAAAATGTTGCACCTAAAATCCCTAATCCGACTACTTTTTTCAAACTTTTCATCTCTTGTCTCTCCTTTGTTTTCCTTATTATATTAAACCGTTAAACGGCGTGTTCCCTTTTTTAGACAACAAAAAAGTCCTTTTATCAGTAAACTGACAAAAGGACGAATAATCGCGGTACCACCTTTTTTCGGAAGTCTTAACTTCCCTCAATCCATCTCTTTTTGTATCAAAGAAATGGTGTTCAAGATAACGATTGAACCTTCCGAAATCACCTACATATCGATGATTTATCCTCAGAGACCATCTTCATTTCCTACCTCTTAGTTCTTTTCACCAACCAGAACCTCTCTAAAAAGCCTTCGAAAATTACTCTTCTCTTCAATGGATGTATATGTTATTGATTCATAATTTACATGAGAATCCGCGCTTTGTCAATCATAAAATAACTTTTAAGCTATTTCATCCACTATCACCACTTTGTTCCGTTCTTTTTTAGCATGGTACAGTGCATTATCCGCTTGTAAAAATAATTCCGCAGTTCCTCTCTCATTGGAATATTCGGCTAATCCAAAACTAGCGGTAATTCGCAATTCTTCATGTCCTGGTATAATAATAGTTTGCATGTCTTTTTGCAAATTAAGACAGATTTCATAAACTTCGGTTAACGTAACGTCTTGAAACAATAAACAAAACTCGTCACCACCAAATCGATAGGCGATCTGATTGGTCGTAAATTGGTTAAGAATAGTTGCAAAAGCCGTCAAACATTGGTCGCCAATGTAATGACCATAATCGTCATTAATTTTTTTAAAACGATCAATATCGGTCATCACTAAAACATAACGTGTCGACGATGTTTGTTCACTTATTTGGCTTAATGCCGTATTGAATGCCAAACGATTCGCAATACCTGTTAATTCATCAATGTGAAGTTTTTGTTCTAATTCTTCTCGTTCAAGTTCTAAATTAATACTCGCAATATTTTTCTTTTGGAGATAATACATTCCAGTAGTACATATGAGTGTAAACATCACTAATAAAGCAAAAATCAAAACAATGCCTAATAAGCGTAAAGGCGATTCGAATACAGTATTTTGATAGGGATTCCACGCGATTAGAAATTCCGCACACAAAAACAAACTGATACTCAATATACCTGTTTGCATCGTTAAATGAGGCACTGCATAAATTCCAGTAATCACAATCGGCAAGATATATAAGGCGTAAACAGGAGAAGAAATATTATGAATTGTCGTGATGACAAAACAAATCAAAACAAACATCATGGAGACGCTGTACAACCGTTGCATATGTGAAAGTTGTTGGTTTTTCATTAGGATATATCCTGTAATTAGCAATGCTATATTGCTAATGGTAGGGATGAATAAATATTTCAAAAAATAAATAGGCACTGAGGTGGTTAGTAATTGTTGCTGTAAAACAATCACACTTACTGCAATTTCAATAAAACAAGCTGCTAAAGAAAAATAGAATGCTATTTGATAATGAAATCCTAACCACTCCGCATTAATTCGTTCATATTCTTTTTTTAGTTCAATTATTCGGGTTGTCGCAAATTGGTCTTGACTTTCTTCGCGTGTCCTCATAAGCGATTCATCCTTTCTATCTGGGTGAAGCATCTTCTTATTAGCTTAAATATCTTTAAATTATAACATAGTGGATTTTGAATATTTATAATTAATTTAGACGACAGTAGATATATAACAAAAAAGACACTAGAATACTACATCCTAGTGTCTTATTTTACTAAAATATCTACAAGTTTAGGAAACAACCATTGTCGCTTGTAACGGTTGTATAAACTAAACGTGGGCTGGTCAGGATTGTCGCCTCCTGGATCCCACCAAATATAAGGAATAGTTAACGCCCGACTCTTATCAACAATGTATTTCGTCCAAGCCATACGAGCGTCTAAATTATTTTTGTCACTTGCTGCAAATTCAGTTAATACGACTGGAATCCCTTTCTGAATGAATAAACGATCAACATCTGAGAAGAAAGTTTCCAAGGCACTCATATCTTCAGAATTCTCTGGATTAAACGTCGTTCCTTCTTGGTCATCTTGTGTAAAATAGGCGGGCGCATAAGGATGAATAGAGACCATGAGATGCTTTCCTTGAGGCAATTCAAAAGCCTCAAGCGCAGCTGTTTCAAAACGGGCGGCATAAGTTGGTAATAACAAATAGCGCTCGGCATTGTTGCCTTCCAATTGACGAATCGTCTCTACAAACACCGCATTTAATTGATTGACAATTTGTTGTGATTCATAAGGACCCGTTGCCCATTCATCACCTGTTCCAATTAAACGTGGTTCATTCATGCTTTCAAATAATAAATGTTCATCGTATTTGGCAAAATGGGTGCCAATTTGAGTCCATAACGTTTTCATCTTCTCAATTGCTAATGGAAGATGCGCTTCATCTGGCGTATACCAGTCATCATGATGTGCATTTAAAATCACATAAAAACCAGCATCTAAACTCATATCAACAACTTCCGTTACACGATTTAACCATTTTTGATCAATCACAAAATTGTCATCCACATGATCTTGCCAAGTGACAGGAATACGAATCGTTTGAAATCCCGCTTGACGAATATCTTGTATCATTTCAGGTGTGGTCACTGGATTTTTCCAATAAGTCTCATAATCAGTCGGATTATCGGTCGGTGTCACCACACTATGCGCATCAAAACTATTTCCTAAATTCCAACCAGCTTTCAATTGCTCTGCAAAACGTATTTCCTCACTTTTTTGATGCACATTGCACCCTCCTAGGAATAGAGTGATACCTAATAATACAAAGAACAAAGAAATTTTTTTATTTGGTATGATTTTCGTCATCTACACCACCTAATATATCATTAACTAACAAATTAGTATCATCAGTTTGTGGTTCAACTTCTACTTGTTTGGTTTTGCGTGCCTGTTGAGCCCATTGTGTAACCAATAGCATTTGTTGTGAATTTTTTGCAATTTCATCAATATTTACAATCTGATAAAGTTTATTGTCGTTAATTAAGTTTTTAACATATTTACATTTAAAATGCACATCATTTGGTAACACACATTCAAATTCTTTCTCTATATCATGGGAATTTGTTACAAAATATTCAAAATTAAAGTTCACAATTGTAACAAATCCACCTGTCACTAAAGGGATTTTTTCATCCATATCAATCCGAGCTGATTTTCGATTGAAGTAAATTGTCGGTTGCATACGGCGAACAATATTCAAACGTAAGTCATCAAATGTACTATGAGATGACTGCAAACTCTTAGGTAGTGTATGCACTCGGTCATAGAGCATTTGCATATAATCTGCTTTACTCTCTTGATACTCTTCCACTTGAAAAGCATATTTCCACCCATCTTTAAATTCATCCACATGAACTAATTTACCTGTTACTTCCGCATGATAATGATCTGTCGTAATGGCAAGCGTAATCTCATTTTTCTCGTCAATAAATATGGGATTTTCCATCCATATAGAGATTCCACCTTCAGAAATATCTAATGTTTCACAGATTATCTCTTCATACTCAGTTTTTAAAACAACAGGTTCAGAAATAGCCACACGTTCACTTTTACGATGAAATTTTCGACCTAATACAAAAAAAGTTGCCATCACTAAATTAAACAAATTAACTAACAACCAGAATAAAACAACAATAGGGCCAATCGAACCATTTCTTAAAATCATATAAATAATGTTTACAATACCAATAATAGACAAAATAATAAATAATAAAAATGGTAAAGCATACAATAAATTATTTGATTGCTCTGTGTTCACACCATCTTTTCTTGTTACTTTAAATTTTTTCAAAGAAATTCCAAAAAATTCTTCAATTACCGGGAATAATAAAAAAGGAAACATAGCTGTCTCATAAATATTCGTCCATTTTGTTGTTCGAATTTCTCGACTCATCATGCGTAACGTAATCGTGCTAGATAAATACATAGGTAACCAAAATATTAGAATACTCAATAAATCTGTTTTAATAACCATATAACCAAATGTTGCGAACATAATTGGTGACATAATATAGATTAATCGCTTGATTGGCGCATACCAATACCAAATAGACGCCCAATAATTAGCTTTTTGAGAAAATGAAAACCCCTTTGATAAAAAGATATGCATTTTTCTTCCAGTCTGAATACATCCTCTCGCCCAACGAATTCGTTGTTGAATTAAGCTTGGAAAGTCGGTTGGCGATAAACCACTCGCTAATTCTTCATTCATTGCATAGCAACGATAATTTTTCTTTTGTAATAACATCCCTGTTGCAAAATCTTCTGTAATTGCTTCTTCATAAAAGCCACCCACATCATTTAAAGCATCACGACTAATCAATGTATTTGAACCGCCGTATATCACACTGTTAGAACGATTTCTCGACACTTGTACATCTTTATAAAAATAATCTTGTTCATTTGGAATACGATTTTCTGAAAACAGAAAATATTGAAATAAATCTGGATTATAAAACGTTTGAGGGGATTGTACAAACCCCATTTTAATTTGATTTTTCTCATCTTTACCTTCATTTTTTAACCATGCATCGACAAAATATGGCACTAATCGCATTAATAGAATGCGACGTGGAATCATATCTGCATCCATAGTCAAAATTAAAGGAGAAGTACTTTTACTCATGGCATGATTCAAATTTCCTGCTTTGGCACCTTTGTTATCAGGTCGATCCAAATAATGAATGCCCATTGATTCTGCCAATTCTCTCGCTTCTGGTCGATGACCATCATCGCATAAATAAATATGAACTTTTGATTTATCTGGATATTCCAAATGTTTACAACCATTGATTGTTTTATAAAGTAAATCCATTGGTTCTGTATAAGTCGCAATAAAGATATCCACATCTGGAAATAGTTCTAATGGAACATCTGGAACAGGTGGGTTTTCGATTTTATGCATGTTATAGTAATGAACAATTGACTCTAATGCACCTAATACTTCAACAATAATCAATGACACACCAATAATGATCGAAACAATCCCAAATTCTAATGGCAATGTATAGCGAATCCGCCAATACAAATAAATAATATTTAAAATGACTGTCAACAGTACCCACAACTGATTCCGATAAACTTTAATTTTTGATTCTTTTTGATAAATTGGTGGATTTACATCGACAATTTCTTTTTCTCCCAAGTTCATAATGGTTTATCTCCTTTTAATCTCTTTTCCATCACTTTCAAAATGCAAGGTCTGTTTATTTGTAAAAT
This window encodes:
- a CDS encoding glycoside hydrolase family 5 protein, with protein sequence MHQKSEEIRFAEQLKAGWNLGNSFDAHSVVTPTDNPTDYETYWKNPVTTPEMIQDIRQAGFQTIRIPVTWQDHVDDNFVIDQKWLNRVTEVVDMSLDAGFYVILNAHHDDWYTPDEAHLPLAIEKMKTLWTQIGTHFAKYDEHLLFESMNEPRLIGTGDEWATGPYESQQIVNQLNAVFVETIRQLEGNNAERYLLLPTYAARFETAALEAFELPQGKHLMVSIHPYAPAYFTQDDQEGTTFNPENSEDMSALETFFSDVDRLFIQKGIPVVLTEFAASDKNNLDARMAWTKYIVDKSRALTIPYIWWDPGGDNPDQPTFSLYNRYKRQWLFPKLVDILVK
- a CDS encoding DUF6157 family protein; amino-acid sequence: MTIHTTNYVNTFIEAPENFPHTAAGIPPERKQKTIARKQYELLFHHPYQFTSDEILYTTTAKHKGITEEAFFAKGKPCFRASPLVKQYGWGVHFNQDGKMAIYPIESPKYQQFRENSDLKHIQAMRLRK
- a CDS encoding response regulator transcription factor, encoding MTRILYLEDERVIREVVCEYLLLQKYEVDLAVDGQKALHAIQKQRYDVAILDIMVPFISGLEVLEQLTKKQPQCATIMLTALGDECSQIEAFNRLADDYIIKPFSPILLLKRIEAVLRRTQVETNLSTGLDVRQENFQVYYNQQSLQLTVTEFLIFEAMHQHPKRVYTRNHLLTIIAPDDFMVSDRVIDAHIKNLRKKLPVEVIKTVIGMGYCYEEN
- a CDS encoding glycosyltransferase family 2 protein — translated: MNLGEKEIVDVNPPIYQKESKIKVYRNQLWVLLTVILNIIYLYWRIRYTLPLEFGIVSIIIGVSLIIVEVLGALESIVHYYNMHKIENPPVPDVPLELFPDVDIFIATYTEPMDLLYKTINGCKHLEYPDKSKVHIYLCDDGHRPEARELAESMGIHYLDRPDNKGAKAGNLNHAMSKSTSPLILTMDADMIPRRILLMRLVPYFVDAWLKNEGKDEKNQIKMGFVQSPQTFYNPDLFQYFLFSENRIPNEQDYFYKDVQVSRNRSNSVIYGGSNTLISRDALNDVGGFYEEAITEDFATGMLLQKKNYRCYAMNEELASGLSPTDFPSLIQQRIRWARGCIQTGRKMHIFLSKGFSFSQKANYWASIWYWYAPIKRLIYIMSPIMFATFGYMVIKTDLLSILIFWLPMYLSSTITLRMMSREIRTTKWTNIYETAMFPFLLFPVIEEFFGISLKKFKVTRKDGVNTEQSNNLLYALPFLLFIILSIIGIVNIIYMILRNGSIGPIVVLFWLLVNLFNLVMATFFVLGRKFHRKSERVAISEPVVLKTEYEEIICETLDISEGGISIWMENPIFIDEKNEITLAITTDHYHAEVTGKLVHVDEFKDGWKYAFQVEEYQESKADYMQMLYDRVHTLPKSLQSSHSTFDDLRLNIVRRMQPTIYFNRKSARIDMDEKIPLVTGGFVTIVNFNFEYFVTNSHDIEKEFECVLPNDVHFKCKYVKNLINDNKLYQIVNIDEIAKNSQQMLLVTQWAQQARKTKQVEVEPQTDDTNLLVNDILGGVDDENHTK
- a CDS encoding MetQ/NlpA family ABC transporter substrate-binding protein, whose product is MKSLKKVVGLGILGATFLGLAACSNGSGNQTEESASSSSTAEKTVLTVGASSTPHAEILEQVKDDLAAEGIDLTITVFDDYVLPNTALNDGDLDANFFQHTPYLENFNKEHGTDLVSAGSIHFEPLGIYPGKAKSLDEISEGGKVSIPNDATNGARALLLLEAAGLIKLKDGADITTTSKDIVENPKNLEIVELDASQIARSVQDVDVAVINANYALEAGFNVENDALQKEDKDSEAAQTYANIIAVKAGDENSETIKALLAALQSDKVKDYINETYQGAVVPVF
- a CDS encoding diguanylate cyclase domain-containing protein; this encodes MRTREESQDQFATTRIIELKKEYERINAEWLGFHYQIAFYFSLAACFIEIAVSVIVLQQQLLTTSVPIYFLKYLFIPTISNIALLITGYILMKNQQLSHMQRLYSVSMMFVLICFVITTIHNISSPVYALYILPIVITGIYAVPHLTMQTGILSISLFLCAEFLIAWNPYQNTVFESPLRLLGIVLIFALLVMFTLICTTGMYYLQKKNIASINLELEREELEQKLHIDELTGIANRLAFNTALSQISEQTSSTRYVLVMTDIDRFKKINDDYGHYIGDQCLTAFATILNQFTTNQIAYRFGGDEFCLLFQDVTLTEVYEICLNLQKDMQTIIIPGHEELRITASFGLAEYSNERGTAELFLQADNALYHAKKERNKVVIVDEIA